One part of the [Pantoea] beijingensis genome encodes these proteins:
- the envC gene encoding murein hydrolase activator EnvC codes for MRGKAAMSHQWTQRNGITTSPPLRSRLSTLSVGVLCAGVLLLPFYSQAAEDNKSQLKTIQQDIAAKEKSVKLQQDQRNKLLGQLQSQEKTIAQASRQLRQTQISLTSLDKEITTLTTSITKLQKQQTEQEKILSEQLDAAFRQGQHSGLQLVLSGEESQRSERILAYFGYLNDARQKNIDDLQRTRHELSSQKASLVDKQSQQKKLLAQQQIQQSTLEQARIARKKTITTLESSLEKDQAQLVEMRQNQSRLQDKIAKAEREARARAEREAKEAERVRQRQQQAKSKGTTYKPTESERSLMSRTGGLGRAGRQAVWPVRGTIEHRFGEALQGELRWKGLVIDAPEGTEVKAIADGRVLMADWLQGYGLVVVVEHGKGDMSLYGYNQSALVSVGTQVKAGEPIALVGTSGGRGTPSLYFEIRRQGQAVNPLPWLGR; via the coding sequence ATGAGGGGAAAAGCGGCAATGTCACATCAATGGACCCAGCGTAACGGAATCACCACGAGCCCGCCGTTACGTTCGAGATTGTCCACTCTATCCGTCGGCGTATTGTGTGCTGGCGTCCTGCTATTGCCTTTTTATAGTCAGGCGGCAGAGGACAATAAATCTCAGCTAAAAACCATTCAGCAGGACATTGCTGCGAAGGAAAAAAGCGTAAAACTGCAGCAAGATCAGCGTAATAAGCTCCTCGGCCAGTTACAAAGTCAGGAAAAAACCATTGCCCAGGCCAGCAGACAACTCCGCCAAACGCAAATTTCACTTACCTCATTAGATAAAGAAATCACCACGCTGACCACCTCCATCACGAAACTGCAAAAACAGCAGACCGAACAGGAGAAAATACTGTCAGAACAGCTTGATGCCGCGTTCCGTCAGGGCCAGCACAGCGGTTTACAGTTAGTATTAAGCGGTGAGGAGAGCCAACGCAGTGAGCGTATTTTGGCTTACTTTGGTTATCTCAACGATGCCCGCCAGAAAAATATCGATGACTTACAGCGAACCCGCCACGAGCTTTCATCGCAGAAGGCATCGCTGGTTGATAAGCAATCCCAGCAAAAAAAGCTGTTGGCGCAGCAACAAATTCAGCAAAGTACGCTGGAGCAAGCACGCATAGCGCGTAAAAAAACCATCACAACGTTAGAATCTTCGCTGGAAAAAGACCAGGCCCAGTTGGTTGAGATGCGTCAAAACCAGAGCCGCCTGCAGGATAAAATTGCTAAAGCGGAACGGGAAGCGCGCGCGCGCGCGGAGCGAGAGGCCAAAGAAGCCGAACGTGTTCGCCAACGCCAGCAACAAGCGAAAAGCAAAGGCACTACATATAAACCGACTGAAAGTGAGCGTTCACTGATGTCTCGTACTGGCGGTCTGGGTCGTGCAGGTCGCCAGGCCGTTTGGCCAGTGCGCGGCACCATAGAACATCGTTTCGGTGAGGCATTACAAGGTGAGCTGCGCTGGAAAGGATTGGTCATTGACGCGCCGGAAGGCACAGAAGTGAAAGCCATCGCGGATGGCCGGGTGCTAATGGCCGACTGGCTACAAGGCTACGGTTTGGTTGTCGTAGTTGAACACGGTAAAGGCGATATGAGCCTATATGGCTACAACCAAAGTGCGCTAGTGAGCGTGGGAACCCAGGTTAAGGCAGGAGAGCCAATCGCACTGGTCGGGACCAGTGGCGGCCGGGGCACGCCTTCACTCTATTTTGAAATCAGACGACAAGGACAGGCCGTCAATCCACTGCCGTGGTTAGGAAGATAA
- the rfaC gene encoding lipopolysaccharide heptosyltransferase RfaC: MQVLIVKTSSMGDVLHTLPALTDAMNAIPGIRFDWVVEEGFSQIPSWHPAVDRVLPVAIRRWRKHWFGNQQREERVIFKRELQSRTYDIVIDAQGLIKSAALVTRLAKGIKHGQDSRSARESFASWWYDKRHEISKQQHAVERTRELFAKSLGYEKPATPGDYAIAQHFRHRLSTDAGQYIVFLHSTTRDDKHWPEEKWQALIALMQPYGLTIKLPWGTEKEKARAERLAQGYDYVTVLPKMTLEQVARQLAGAKAIVSVDTGLSHLAAALSCPNITLFGPTDPGLIGGYGKNQKEIVSDNRSMSGITAEEVFNLLVSMSDLFPK, from the coding sequence ATGCAGGTTTTGATTGTTAAAACATCATCAATGGGCGATGTGCTGCATACTCTCCCCGCATTGACTGATGCGATGAATGCCATACCAGGCATCCGCTTTGACTGGGTCGTAGAAGAAGGTTTTTCCCAGATTCCCAGCTGGCATCCCGCAGTCGATCGTGTTTTGCCCGTCGCGATACGTCGCTGGCGAAAACACTGGTTTGGTAATCAGCAACGTGAAGAACGAGTGATATTTAAACGCGAATTACAGTCACGGACTTACGATATTGTCATTGATGCCCAGGGACTGATAAAGAGCGCGGCCCTGGTTACGCGCCTGGCTAAAGGGATAAAACATGGACAGGATAGCCGCAGTGCGCGCGAGTCTTTTGCCAGTTGGTGGTACGACAAACGCCATGAAATCAGCAAGCAGCAACATGCCGTAGAGCGCACTCGCGAACTTTTTGCTAAAAGCCTGGGTTATGAAAAACCAGCAACACCGGGTGATTATGCCATTGCCCAGCATTTCCGCCATCGTTTAAGCACGGATGCAGGACAGTACATCGTGTTTTTACATTCAACTACGCGTGATGATAAACACTGGCCGGAAGAGAAGTGGCAGGCGTTAATTGCGCTGATGCAACCTTACGGGCTCACGATTAAACTCCCGTGGGGAACTGAGAAAGAAAAAGCGAGGGCAGAACGACTGGCACAGGGCTACGATTACGTTACTGTACTGCCAAAAATGACGCTTGAACAGGTTGCCCGACAGTTGGCTGGGGCAAAAGCGATCGTTTCGGTCGATACAGGCCTGAGTCATCTGGCTGCCGCACTAAGCTGTCCCAATATTACCCTTTTTGGGCCAACCGATCCTGGTTTGATTGGCGGCTATGGCAAGAATCAAAAGGAGATCGTGAGTGATAACCGCAGCATGTCTGGTATCACGGCAGAAGAAGTCTTTAACCTGCTTGTCTCGATGAGTGACCTGTTCCCTAAATAA
- the grxC gene encoding glutaredoxin 3: protein MANVEIYTKSTCPFCHRAKALLSQKGVAYHEIPIDGDADKREEMIKRSGRTTVPQIFIDAQHIGGCDDLFALDERAGLDPLLK from the coding sequence ATGGCGAATGTAGAGATCTATACCAAATCAACCTGTCCGTTTTGCCACCGTGCTAAAGCATTGCTGAGCCAAAAGGGTGTGGCATACCATGAGATCCCAATTGATGGTGATGCCGATAAGCGGGAAGAGATGATTAAGCGCAGTGGCCGAACGACCGTGCCCCAGATTTTTATTGATGCGCAGCATATTGGCGGCTGCGACGATTTATTTGCATTAGATGAGCGCGCAGGTCTCGACCCGCTGCTGAAATAA
- the rfaF gene encoding ADP-heptose--LPS heptosyltransferase RfaF, whose protein sequence is MKILVIGPSWVGDMMMSQSLYRTLKAGNPDAVIDVMAPAWCSPLLARMPEVNAALAMPLGHGALEIGERRRLGKALKTQGYDRAYVLPNSFKSALVPFFAGIKQRVGWRGEMRYGLLNDLRALDKSAFPLMVERYVALAYDKEHVRSARDLPQPIMWPRLQVSDDEKTITALAFSLSIERPVIGFCPGAEFGPAKRWPHYHYAALAQQLIAQGYQIVLFGSAKDHETGEQILQSLNDDERLFCRNLAGKTQLGEAVILLAHCHAVVSNDSGLMHIAAALNRPLVALYGPSSPDFTPPLSKQARVVRLITGYHKVRKGDADEGYHQSLIDIQPTRVLAELESLFAKGQEN, encoded by the coding sequence ATGAAAATTCTGGTTATCGGGCCCTCATGGGTCGGCGATATGATGATGTCGCAAAGTCTCTATCGTACCCTTAAGGCCGGAAATCCCGATGCGGTCATTGATGTGATGGCACCCGCTTGGTGCAGCCCACTTCTGGCGCGTATGCCGGAAGTTAACGCAGCGCTGGCAATGCCACTTGGCCATGGCGCGCTCGAAATTGGCGAGCGCCGCCGGTTGGGCAAAGCACTTAAGACACAGGGATACGATCGTGCCTACGTGCTACCCAACTCATTTAAATCAGCGCTAGTGCCCTTTTTTGCCGGAATTAAACAGCGTGTTGGCTGGCGTGGAGAAATGCGCTACGGCTTACTCAATGATCTACGTGCCTTAGACAAGTCCGCCTTTCCACTAATGGTTGAACGCTATGTGGCACTGGCCTACGATAAAGAACACGTTCGTTCGGCACGCGATCTGCCTCAACCCATAATGTGGCCGCGGCTGCAAGTTAGTGATGATGAAAAAACCATCACGGCGTTGGCATTTTCACTGTCAATTGAACGTCCCGTTATCGGCTTCTGTCCGGGAGCAGAGTTCGGACCAGCCAAACGCTGGCCACATTACCACTATGCTGCACTAGCGCAGCAGTTGATTGCGCAGGGCTATCAAATCGTGCTGTTCGGTTCGGCTAAAGATCACGAAACGGGTGAGCAGATTTTACAATCACTGAACGATGATGAACGTCTATTCTGCCGTAATCTGGCGGGGAAAACCCAACTCGGAGAAGCCGTTATTTTGCTGGCACATTGTCATGCTGTGGTGAGTAATGATTCCGGGCTGATGCACATCGCCGCTGCGCTAAATCGGCCGCTCGTTGCACTATATGGGCCCAGTAGCCCGGACTTTACCCCACCGCTATCTAAACAGGCTCGCGTTGTTCGTCTCATCACTGGCTATCACAAAGTGCGTAAAGGTGATGCGGATGAGGGATATCATCAAAGCCTGATCGATATCCAACCCACGCGCGTACTTGCTGAGCTTGAAAGTTTGTTCGCTAAAGGCCAGGAGAATTAA
- the rfaD gene encoding ADP-glyceromanno-heptose 6-epimerase — translation MIIVTGGAGMIGSNIVKALNNEGFNDILVVDNLKDGTKFVNLVDLDITDYMDKEDFIASVVAGDDFGTIEAVFHEGACSATTEWDGKYMMDNNYQYSKELLHFCLEREIPFLYASSAATYGGRSDNFIEERQYEQPLNVYGYSKALFDNYVRQILPEAESQICGFRYFNVYGPREGHKGSMASVAFHLNTQLNNGENPKLFEGSDSFKRDFIHVDDVASVNLWFWKKGISGIFNCGTGRAESFQEVADAALKFHQQGEIEYVPFPEKLKGRYQSYTQADLTRLRAAGYDKPFKTVAEGVAEYMAWLNRSV, via the coding sequence ATGATTATCGTGACTGGCGGCGCCGGGATGATCGGCAGTAATATTGTCAAAGCACTCAATAATGAAGGTTTTAACGACATTCTGGTCGTTGATAATCTGAAAGATGGCACCAAGTTCGTTAATCTCGTCGATCTGGATATCACCGACTACATGGATAAAGAAGATTTTATCGCCAGCGTGGTCGCCGGCGATGACTTCGGGACTATCGAAGCGGTGTTTCATGAAGGCGCATGCTCTGCCACCACCGAATGGGATGGCAAGTATATGATGGATAATAACTATCAATACTCTAAAGAGTTACTGCACTTCTGTCTTGAGCGCGAGATCCCATTCCTGTATGCCTCTTCAGCTGCGACCTACGGCGGGCGTAGTGATAATTTTATTGAAGAGCGTCAGTATGAACAGCCTCTGAACGTCTATGGCTACTCGAAGGCGCTGTTTGATAATTATGTACGGCAGATCCTGCCGGAGGCGGAGTCACAAATTTGTGGTTTCCGTTATTTCAACGTTTACGGTCCACGTGAAGGCCATAAAGGTAGCATGGCCAGCGTTGCATTCCATTTGAACACTCAGTTGAATAATGGTGAAAATCCAAAACTATTTGAAGGTAGCGACAGTTTTAAACGTGACTTTATTCATGTTGATGATGTGGCCTCCGTTAATCTATGGTTCTGGAAAAAAGGGATTTCCGGCATATTTAACTGTGGGACTGGACGTGCAGAATCCTTCCAGGAAGTGGCTGATGCCGCACTAAAATTCCATCAACAGGGAGAAATTGAGTACGTTCCCTTCCCTGAGAAACTCAAAGGACGTTATCAGAGTTATACGCAAGCCGATCTGACACGGCTGCGCGCAGCGGGCTACGACAAACCATTTAAAACCGTTGCTGAAGGTGTAGCAGAGTATATGGCCTGGTTGAATCGCAGCGTTTAA
- the gpsA gene encoding NAD(P)H-dependent glycerol-3-phosphate dehydrogenase, translating into MKNLNASMTVIGAGSYGTALAITLARNGHRVVMWGHNSQHQAQLEADRCNIAFLPDVPFPDTLLLESDLETAIAASRDLLVVVPSHVFGDVLRQIQPYLRKDSRIVWATKGLEKETGRLLQDVAREIVGDDIPLAVISGPTFAKELAAGLPTAITLAATDPQFADDLQQLLHCGKSFRVYNNADFIGVQLGGAVKNVIAIGAGISDGIGFGANARTALITRGLAEMTRLGIALGADPTTFMGMAGLGDLVLTCTDNQSRNRRFGMMLGQGSDVDSAQATIGQVVEGYRNTKEVKALASRCGVEMPITEQIYQVLYCEKSAREAALTLLGRTRKDENSSS; encoded by the coding sequence ATGAAAAATCTGAACGCGTCTATGACCGTCATCGGTGCCGGCTCTTACGGCACCGCTTTAGCGATTACGCTTGCCCGTAACGGACACCGCGTAGTGATGTGGGGCCATAATTCCCAACATCAGGCCCAGCTTGAGGCCGATCGTTGTAATATCGCTTTTCTACCTGATGTCCCTTTCCCCGATACGTTGCTTTTAGAAAGCGATTTGGAAACGGCGATTGCCGCCAGTCGCGATTTGCTGGTGGTGGTGCCGAGCCATGTATTCGGTGATGTATTGCGACAGATTCAACCTTATCTGCGCAAGGATTCCCGCATTGTCTGGGCGACCAAAGGCCTGGAAAAAGAAACCGGGCGTCTGTTACAGGATGTGGCACGCGAAATCGTTGGCGATGATATCCCGCTGGCTGTGATCTCAGGCCCTACTTTTGCCAAAGAGCTCGCTGCCGGTTTACCAACGGCGATTACCTTAGCGGCAACCGACCCGCAGTTTGCCGACGATCTGCAGCAATTACTGCACTGTGGTAAAAGTTTTCGTGTTTATAACAATGCTGATTTTATCGGTGTCCAGCTTGGTGGCGCGGTGAAAAACGTCATTGCTATTGGTGCGGGTATTTCCGATGGCATCGGATTTGGTGCCAATGCACGTACTGCATTGATCACGCGCGGTCTGGCGGAAATGACTCGCTTAGGTATCGCGTTGGGCGCCGATCCCACCACATTCATGGGAATGGCTGGTCTGGGTGATCTGGTGCTAACCTGCACGGACAATCAATCACGTAACCGGCGGTTTGGCATGATGCTGGGGCAGGGAAGCGATGTTGATTCAGCGCAGGCGACTATTGGTCAAGTCGTTGAAGGGTACCGTAATACCAAAGAGGTGAAAGCACTCGCATCACGTTGTGGTGTCGAAATGCCAATAACCGAGCAAATTTATCAGGTACTATATTGCGAAAAAAGCGCACGCGAGGCAGCATTAACGTTACTCGGTCGTACAAGGAAGGATGAAAACAGCAGTAGCTGA
- a CDS encoding glycine C-acetyltransferase, whose product MPANFYRQISEQIALTRQEGLFKEERIITSAQQADIKVGDDEHVINFCANNYLGLANHPELILAAKEGMDSHGFGMASVRFICGTQDSHKQLEQRLAAFLAMEDAILYSSCFDANGGLFETLLGPEDAIISDALNHASIIDGVRLCKAKRYRYANNDMSELEARLDEAKAAGARHIMIATDGVFSMDGVIANLKGICDLADQYDALVMVDDSHAVGFVGANGRGTHEYCDVMNRVDIITGTLGKALGGASGGYTAAKKEVIEWLRQRSRPYLFSNSLAPAIVAASIRVLDMLTEGDELRQRLWDNAKFFREEMTKAGFTLAGADHAIIPVMLGEASIAQEFARLLQKEGIYVTGFFYPVVPKGQARIRTQLSAGHSHEQIVHAVEAFTRIGKQLGVIA is encoded by the coding sequence ATGCCTGCGAATTTCTATCGTCAAATCAGTGAGCAAATTGCGCTCACGCGCCAGGAAGGGCTTTTCAAAGAAGAGCGTATTATTACGTCAGCACAGCAAGCAGATATTAAAGTAGGTGATGACGAGCATGTCATTAATTTCTGTGCGAACAACTATTTAGGGCTGGCTAATCATCCGGAACTGATCCTGGCGGCAAAAGAGGGGATGGATAGCCATGGTTTTGGCATGGCATCAGTGCGTTTTATTTGTGGGACCCAAGATAGCCACAAACAACTTGAGCAGCGTTTGGCGGCGTTTTTGGCAATGGAAGATGCGATTCTGTACTCATCCTGTTTTGATGCTAATGGTGGCCTGTTTGAAACATTGTTAGGCCCTGAAGATGCCATCATCTCTGACGCACTTAACCATGCTTCTATCATCGACGGCGTCCGCTTGTGTAAAGCGAAACGCTATCGCTATGCCAACAATGATATGAGCGAATTAGAAGCGCGACTGGACGAGGCGAAAGCTGCGGGCGCAAGACATATCATGATTGCGACCGATGGCGTTTTCTCCATGGATGGTGTGATTGCAAATCTGAAAGGCATTTGTGATCTGGCAGATCAGTATGATGCGTTGGTTATGGTGGATGATTCCCATGCGGTGGGTTTTGTTGGTGCGAATGGCCGCGGTACACATGAGTATTGTGATGTGATGAACAGAGTCGACATTATTACTGGCACACTAGGTAAAGCACTCGGAGGGGCATCTGGCGGTTATACGGCGGCTAAAAAAGAGGTCATCGAATGGTTACGTCAACGTTCGCGGCCTTACCTGTTCTCCAACTCGCTTGCGCCAGCCATTGTGGCAGCCTCGATTCGCGTGCTGGATATGTTGACTGAAGGTGACGAATTGCGTCAGCGCCTCTGGGACAATGCAAAATTTTTCCGGGAAGAGATGACAAAAGCAGGTTTTACGCTGGCCGGAGCAGACCATGCGATTATCCCTGTGATGCTGGGTGAGGCCAGTATCGCCCAAGAGTTTGCGCGTCTGCTGCAAAAAGAGGGTATTTATGTGACAGGCTTCTTTTATCCTGTAGTACCGAAAGGGCAGGCACGCATCCGTACCCAATTGTCTGCTGGCCATAGCCATGAGCAGATAGTCCACGCTGTTGAGGCGTTCACGCGTATCGGAAAGCAACTTGGCGTGATTGCCTGA
- a CDS encoding rhodanese-like domain-containing protein, translating to MQEMMQFASNHPVLSLAWVILLVLVIGTTAKSLFSKVKTISRGEATHLINKEDAIVVDVRSRDDYRKGHISGALNVLAADIKKGSFGELEKHKAQPIIVVCATGASASESAAQLNAAGFAQVSVLKDGVSGWSGENLPLVRGK from the coding sequence ATGCAAGAAATGATGCAATTCGCAAGTAATCACCCGGTCTTAAGTTTAGCGTGGGTTATCTTGCTGGTTTTGGTGATCGGAACCACCGCTAAGAGTCTGTTCTCTAAAGTCAAAACCATTAGCCGCGGCGAGGCGACACATTTGATTAATAAAGAGGACGCCATCGTCGTTGATGTCCGCTCGCGTGATGATTATCGTAAAGGTCATATATCCGGCGCGCTGAACGTGCTGGCAGCAGACATTAAAAAAGGCAGTTTTGGCGAATTGGAAAAGCATAAAGCTCAACCGATTATCGTGGTGTGTGCTACGGGAGCTTCCGCTTCAGAATCCGCCGCTCAGCTTAACGCTGCTGGTTTTGCACAGGTATCCGTATTGAAAGACGGCGTGTCTGGATGGAGTGGTGAGAATTTACCGTTGGTTCGTGGCAAATAA
- the cysE gene encoding serine O-acetyltransferase, with the protein MSSEELALVWKNITAEARALADGEPMLASFYHATLLKHENLGSALSYMLANKLANPIMPAIAIREIVEEAYRKDPSMIASAACDIYAVRQRDPAIDKYSTPLLYLKGFHALQAYRIGHWLWNEGRRALAIYLQNEVSVSFAVDIHPAARIGCGIMLDHATGIVIGETAVVENDVSILQSVTLGGTGKTSGDRHPKIREGVMIGAGAKILGNIEVGRGAKIGAGSVVLQSIPPHTTAAGVPARIVGKPGSDKPSMEMDQHFNGMVPGFEFGDGI; encoded by the coding sequence ATGTCGTCTGAAGAGTTAGCACTGGTCTGGAAAAACATCACGGCGGAAGCGCGGGCGCTGGCTGATGGTGAGCCTATGCTGGCCAGCTTTTACCATGCGACATTGCTGAAACATGAAAATCTGGGAAGCGCACTGAGCTATATGCTGGCGAATAAACTCGCCAATCCGATAATGCCGGCGATAGCAATTCGCGAAATTGTTGAGGAAGCTTATCGCAAAGATCCATCAATGATTGCCTCAGCGGCCTGCGATATTTACGCAGTGCGCCAGCGTGATCCGGCGATCGATAAATACTCCACACCGTTGCTGTACCTTAAAGGCTTCCATGCACTACAGGCTTACCGAATTGGTCATTGGCTATGGAATGAAGGGCGTCGTGCGTTGGCAATCTATCTTCAGAATGAAGTATCCGTCTCTTTTGCAGTTGATATTCATCCTGCCGCACGTATTGGCTGCGGCATTATGCTGGATCATGCGACAGGCATTGTTATCGGTGAAACCGCCGTTGTGGAAAATGATGTTTCTATCCTGCAGTCTGTAACCCTTGGGGGGACCGGGAAAACCAGTGGAGATCGTCATCCAAAGATTCGTGAGGGCGTCATGATTGGCGCAGGCGCGAAGATTCTTGGCAATATTGAAGTAGGGCGCGGTGCAAAGATTGGCGCCGGCTCTGTCGTTTTACAATCAATCCCCCCGCACACGACCGCCGCGGGTGTCCCGGCCCGTATTGTCGGTAAACCTGGCAGTGATAAACCCTCCATGGAGATGGATCAGCATTTTAATGGAATGGTGCCTGGTTTCGAGTTCGGCGATGGTATATAG
- the tdh gene encoding L-threonine 3-dehydrogenase, with product MKALAKLRAEEGIWMVTDAPIPEPGHNDLLIKIRKSAICGTDVHIYNWDEWSQKTIPVPMIVGHEYVGEVVAMGQEVNGFSVGDRVSGEGHITCGHCRNCRAGRTHLCRNTVGVGVNRQGSFAEYLVIPAFNAFKIPDNIPDELAAIFDPFGNAVHTALSFDLVGEDVLVSGAGPIGIMAAAVCRHVGARNVVITDVNEYRLELARKMGVTRAVNVSSENLSDVMSELGMSEGFDVGLEMSGAPPAFRAMLNVMNHGGRIALLGIPPSDMSIDWNQVIFKGLFIKGIYGREMFETWYKMAALIQSGLDLTPIVTHRYGIDDFQQGFDDMRSGKSGKVILSWD from the coding sequence ATGAAAGCCTTAGCCAAATTAAGAGCAGAAGAGGGGATCTGGATGGTGACCGACGCGCCAATTCCGGAACCAGGCCACAACGATCTCCTGATCAAAATCCGCAAAAGTGCGATCTGCGGTACGGATGTGCATATTTATAACTGGGATGAGTGGTCTCAGAAAACTATCCCGGTCCCGATGATCGTCGGTCACGAGTATGTGGGCGAAGTAGTCGCAATGGGGCAGGAAGTTAATGGATTCAGCGTGGGTGACCGCGTCTCGGGTGAAGGGCATATCACCTGCGGACACTGTCGTAACTGTCGTGCCGGTCGTACGCATTTATGCCGTAATACCGTAGGAGTCGGCGTCAATCGGCAGGGAAGTTTTGCTGAGTATCTGGTGATACCGGCATTCAATGCGTTCAAAATCCCTGACAATATCCCAGATGAGTTGGCTGCCATTTTTGATCCCTTCGGTAATGCTGTACACACGGCACTTTCATTTGATCTCGTGGGTGAAGATGTACTGGTTTCTGGCGCTGGCCCTATCGGCATCATGGCGGCAGCAGTTTGCAGGCATGTGGGAGCCAGGAATGTTGTGATTACCGATGTCAACGAGTATCGCCTTGAGTTGGCACGTAAAATGGGGGTCACGCGTGCGGTTAACGTGAGCTCAGAAAATCTGAGTGATGTGATGAGTGAACTGGGAATGTCCGAGGGTTTTGACGTCGGGTTGGAGATGTCCGGTGCGCCGCCAGCTTTTCGCGCCATGCTTAATGTGATGAACCATGGCGGGCGTATTGCGTTGCTGGGCATTCCACCCTCAGATATGTCTATTGACTGGAATCAGGTTATCTTCAAGGGTTTGTTTATTAAAGGTATTTATGGGCGTGAGATGTTTGAAACCTGGTATAAAATGGCTGCTTTAATTCAGTCTGGCCTGGATTTAACCCCCATCGTTACCCATCGCTACGGCATTGATGATTTTCAGCAAGGCTTTGATGATATGCGCTCGGGCAAATCGGGGAAAGTGATTCTGAGCTGGGATTAA
- the secB gene encoding protein-export chaperone SecB, whose amino-acid sequence MSEQNSSEMSFQIQRIYTKDISFEAPNAPQVFQKEWEPEVKLDLDTASNQLADDVFEVVLRVTVTATVENDTAFLCEVQQAGIFSISGIEGNQMAHCLGAYCPNILFPYARECITSLVSRGTFPQLNLAPVNFDALFMNYLQQQGEGAEPRQDA is encoded by the coding sequence ATGTCAGAACAAAACTCCAGCGAAATGTCTTTTCAGATTCAGCGTATCTATACTAAAGATATCTCCTTTGAAGCACCGAATGCGCCGCAGGTTTTTCAGAAAGAGTGGGAACCTGAAGTCAAACTGGATCTTGATACGGCGTCCAATCAGCTGGCGGATGATGTGTTTGAGGTTGTGTTGCGTGTGACGGTAACCGCAACGGTAGAAAATGATACGGCGTTCCTGTGTGAAGTTCAGCAGGCGGGTATCTTCAGTATCTCCGGTATTGAGGGTAATCAAATGGCGCATTGTCTCGGTGCATATTGCCCGAACATTTTGTTCCCGTATGCGCGTGAGTGCATCACCAGCCTGGTTTCCCGCGGTACCTTCCCGCAACTTAACCTGGCACCGGTTAACTTTGATGCGCTGTTTATGAATTATCTGCAGCAGCAAGGTGAAGGTGCTGAACCCCGTCAGGATGCCTGA
- a CDS encoding divergent polysaccharide deacetylase family protein, whose product MFQLRKFNILLCSLSLACSAHAGKLAIVIDDFGYRPKQENQVLQMPQAVSVAVLPNAPHAREMATKAHQRGHEVLIHLPMAPLSKQPLEKDTLHPDMTRSEIERIIREAVNDVPFAVGLNNHMGSAMTSSLFGMQKVMQVLDHYNFYFLDSMTIGNSQSTRAAQGTSVKVIKRRVFLDDSQNDAEIRKQFTRAVRLAQRDGSAIAIGHPHPATVKVLQQMLPTLPADITLVRPSQLLHEPQHNGDKPLVTDSKPTKPEKPRNPFRGGETCALKQQPPAIPATRALSIIAESIANSPLVKTLKSLF is encoded by the coding sequence TTGTTTCAGCTCAGAAAATTCAACATCCTGCTGTGCAGTTTATCGCTTGCTTGTTCAGCGCATGCTGGCAAGCTTGCTATCGTCATTGATGACTTTGGTTATCGCCCTAAGCAGGAAAATCAGGTACTGCAGATGCCACAGGCGGTTTCTGTCGCCGTGTTACCTAACGCCCCCCATGCCCGAGAAATGGCGACCAAGGCTCACCAACGCGGCCATGAAGTTTTGATCCACCTGCCTATGGCTCCTCTGAGCAAACAACCTCTGGAGAAAGACACGCTGCACCCGGATATGACCCGTTCAGAGATCGAGCGCATTATCCGTGAGGCAGTTAATGATGTGCCTTTTGCCGTTGGCCTGAATAATCATATGGGGAGTGCAATGACCTCCAGCCTGTTTGGCATGCAGAAAGTAATGCAGGTTCTGGATCACTATAACTTCTACTTTCTTGACAGTATGACGATCGGCAATAGCCAGTCAACACGCGCCGCGCAAGGCACCAGCGTAAAAGTCATCAAACGACGTGTATTCCTTGATGATAGCCAGAACGATGCCGAGATCCGTAAGCAGTTTACCCGAGCGGTACGTTTAGCTCAGCGTGATGGCTCCGCGATTGCTATTGGACACCCACATCCTGCAACAGTAAAGGTGCTGCAGCAAATGCTTCCAACGCTGCCGGCAGACATAACGTTAGTTCGACCCAGTCAGCTACTGCATGAGCCACAGCATAACGGCGATAAGCCGCTGGTTACAGATAGCAAACCAACGAAACCAGAAAAGCCACGCAACCCATTCCGCGGCGGCGAAACCTGTGCCCTTAAACAGCAACCCCCAGCAATCCCAGCCACGCGCGCACTCAGCATCATTGCTGAAAGTATCGCTAACAGCCCCTTGGTCAAAACGCTAAAAAGTCTGTTCTGA